Proteins from one Limanda limanda chromosome 9, fLimLim1.1, whole genome shotgun sequence genomic window:
- the LOC133010543 gene encoding protein MIX23-like: protein MTSVLSQKGVEVEMEVEMEVCSPCLRLCMCAPEQSHTTNTEVLKVMRTMDDHIVQGLNTTVPTVSFSGKVDATQTCKQLYECVMEAHLSRDQAIKACIAKTSEVMGQLGEERGKDCEDLTVIKQLRKEQTKPETSTL from the exons ATGACCA GTGTTCTGTCACAGAAGggtgtggaggtggagatggaggtggagatggaggtgtgCTCTCCCTGCCTCCGGCTCTGCATGTGTGCACCAGAACAGAGCCACAccacaaataca gaggtgctgaaggtgatgCGCACCATGGATGACCACATCGTCCAGGGACTGAACACTACCGTGCCCACAGTTTCCTTCTCAGGCAAAGTTGAtgccacacaaacatgcaaacaactgtatgaatgt GTGATGGAggcccatctgagcagagaccaagctATCAAGGCCTGTATAGCCAAAACATCTGAGGTGATGGGACAGCTGggtgaggaaagaggaaaagactgCGAGGACCTGACAGTCATCAAACaactcaggaaggagcagaccaaa cctgagacgTCCACCTTGTGA
- the LOC133010544 gene encoding leukocyte elastase inhibitor-like encodes MGNISVVESIDCLSLDLLRTLSREKYPSGNMLVSPLSITSALAMVYLGARGDTAAQMEKALSYTRVIDVHAELKKLIEDINSPSYNLKTANRLYGDKTEKFLSAYHEDVRKYYKADLKIVDFIGATEASRVEINTWVEQQTGNKIKDILKPGTVSAEMKLVLVNAIYLKADWMNRFYKVDTKDMYFKVSQTESKPVQMMFQKKNLPYNYIPDHALQILELPYEKEVLSMFILLPEESTDGSDPLLKLEKELTKKRLEEWTDKRNMSVNADVHVHLPKFKLEENYELKELLSDLGMTKVFRKSEADLSGMSNGKIFLSEVAHKAFVEVNEEGTEAAAVTANVMVGCRGPSERKDLLFTADHPFLFFIRHNKTKTILFLGRISSPQ; translated from the exons ATGGGCAACATCAGCGTCGTCGAATCAATCGATTGCCTTTCCTTGGATCTGCTCCGGACTCTGAGCCGTGAAAAGTACCCATCTGGGAATATGTTGGTGTCTCCTCTGAGCATCACTTCAGCTCTGGCTATGGTCTACCTGGGAGCCAGAGGAGACACAGCTGCTCAAATGGAAAAG GCCCTGTCATACACCAGGGTTATAGACGTCCACGCCGAACTCAAGAAGTTAATCGAAGACATCAACTCACCATCATACAATCTGAAAACAGCCAATCGTCTGTATGGGGACAAAACCGAAAAGTTCCTATCT GCATACCACGAAGACGTGCGTAAGTACTACAAGGCCGACCTGAAGATTGTGGATTTCATCGGGGCCACGGAGGCGAGCAGAGTGGAGATCAACACCTGGGTCGAGCAGCAGACAGGAA ataaaataaaagatatccTGAAGCCGGGGACAGTCTCTGCAGAGATGAAACTGGTTCTGGTCAATGCCATCTACTTGAAGGCAGACTGGATGAACCGCTTTTATAAAGTAGACACCAAAGACATGTATTTTAAAGTCAGCCAG aCTGAGAGCAAACCAGTCCAGATGATGTTCCAGAAGAAGAATCTGCCCTACAACTACATCCCTGACCACGCTCTGCAGATCCTGGAGCTGCCGTATGAGAAGGAGGTGCTCAGCATGTTCATCCTGTTGCCTGAAGAGTCCACAGACGGTTCCGACCCTCTGCTGAAG CTTGAGAAGGAGCTGACTAAGAAGAGGCTGGAGGAATGGACCGACAAGAGAAACATGTCAGTCAACGCAGATGTCCACGTTCACCTGCCAAAGTTCAAGCTGGAGGAGAACTACGAGCTGAAGGAGCTTCTGTCTGACCTGGGCATGACGAAAGTGTTCCGCAAGTCAGAGGCCGACCTGTCTGGCATGAGCAATGGAAAAATCTTCCTGTCTGAGGTGGCCCATAAGGCCTTCGTGGAGGTGAACGAGGAGGGCACGGAGGCGGCTGCGGTCACAGCAAATGTCATGGTAGGTTGCCGTGGGCCGAGCGAGCGCAAGGatctgttgttcacagcagaccaccccttcctcttcttcatcaggcaCAATAAAACCAAGACCATCCTCTTCCTCGGCAGAATCTCGTCTCCTCAgtag